One genomic segment of Streptomyces sp. TLI_146 includes these proteins:
- a CDS encoding alpha/beta fold hydrolase has protein sequence MINRRGFSTAVGLGTGAAAVSLTGVQGARAASAAPRQASTASTAAPAAHAAFPHLKQIRAGLLDVGYAELGPAHGPAVICLHGWPYDIHSYVDVAPMLAEAGYRVVVPYLRGHGTTRFLSGRTVRNAQQSAIALDIIALMDALKIEKAVLAGFDWGSRTADIIAALWPDRCKALVSVSGYLITNLEANLKPLSAGAEHTWWYQYYFATERGRLAMEDKTLRRDLTRLVWSTVSPTWDFDDATFDRTAAAFDNPDYAAVVIHNYRWRLGLADGERRYDALEKRLATRPVIGVPTITLDPERDPFTAPGNGSSYRDRFTGAYEHRSLKGIGHNLPQEAPAAFAQAVVDVSRM, from the coding sequence ATGATCAACAGGCGTGGGTTCAGTACGGCTGTGGGACTGGGTACGGGTGCGGCTGCTGTGTCGCTGACGGGTGTGCAGGGGGCGCGGGCCGCGTCCGCCGCCCCGCGGCAGGCGTCCACGGCATCGACGGCGGCCCCTGCGGCGCACGCCGCCTTTCCGCATCTGAAGCAGATCAGGGCCGGGCTGCTGGACGTCGGCTACGCCGAACTGGGCCCCGCCCACGGCCCCGCCGTCATCTGCCTGCACGGCTGGCCGTACGACATCCACAGCTACGTCGACGTCGCCCCGATGCTGGCCGAGGCGGGCTACCGAGTGGTCGTCCCGTACCTGCGCGGTCACGGCACGACGCGCTTCCTCTCCGGGCGGACGGTCCGCAACGCCCAGCAGTCCGCCATCGCACTCGACATCATCGCCCTGATGGACGCCCTGAAGATCGAGAAGGCGGTTCTGGCCGGTTTCGACTGGGGCTCGCGCACCGCCGACATCATCGCCGCGCTCTGGCCCGACCGCTGCAAGGCCCTCGTCTCGGTGAGCGGATACCTCATCACCAACCTTGAGGCCAACCTGAAACCACTGTCCGCCGGCGCCGAACACACCTGGTGGTACCAGTACTACTTCGCCACCGAGCGAGGCAGGCTCGCCATGGAGGACAAGACCCTGCGCCGTGATCTGACCAGGCTCGTCTGGAGCACCGTCTCCCCGACGTGGGACTTCGACGACGCCACCTTCGACCGCACGGCCGCGGCCTTCGACAACCCCGACTACGCCGCCGTCGTCATCCACAACTACCGCTGGCGGCTGGGCCTCGCCGACGGGGAACGCCGCTACGACGCACTGGAGAAGCGGCTCGCCACGCGGCCGGTCATCGGGGTTCCCACCATCACCCTCGACCCCGAACGGGACCCCTTCACCGCTCCGGGCAACGGCTCCTCGTACCGGGACAGGTTCACCGGCGCGTACGAGCACAGGAGCCTGAAGGGAATCGGCCACAACCTGCCGCAGGAGGCGCCCGCCGCCTTCGCGCAGGCCGTCGTCGATGTGAGCCGCATGTGA
- a CDS encoding isopenicillin N synthase family dioxygenase — MDLIPTIDLTAPDPARIDRALQNAGFLLVTGHGIDPSLPATIREHARAFFHLPAPTKQPYAVKVGGRGWLGPGAEANSYAEGTESPPDLKESLSFAAEHPTGKAAVDAEWFAPNVWPAEVPALKPLLDDYLTGMRALSDRLLELLAVALVRPEDFFTRHTGHPTWGFNINWYPGADTVGAAQPGQFRIGPHTDFGTVTVLDRQHGKGGLQVFTDEHGWQDAPYDPAALTVNIGDLMARWSDGRWKPGRHRVLPPPADIPAEELMSLVYFYECDPGTDVRGIDSHTYLRAQLDAISAD; from the coding sequence GTGGACCTCATCCCCACCATCGATCTGACCGCCCCTGACCCCGCCCGGATCGACCGCGCTCTCCAGAACGCCGGCTTCCTCCTGGTCACGGGCCACGGCATTGATCCGTCCCTGCCCGCCACCATCCGCGAGCACGCCCGTGCCTTCTTCCACCTCCCCGCCCCCACCAAGCAGCCGTACGCCGTGAAGGTCGGCGGACGGGGCTGGCTGGGCCCGGGAGCCGAGGCCAACAGCTATGCCGAGGGCACCGAGAGCCCGCCGGACCTGAAGGAGTCGCTGTCCTTCGCCGCCGAGCACCCCACCGGCAAGGCCGCCGTCGACGCCGAGTGGTTCGCGCCCAACGTCTGGCCCGCCGAGGTCCCGGCCCTCAAGCCGCTGCTGGACGACTACCTCACCGGGATGCGGGCGCTCTCCGACCGCCTCCTGGAGCTCCTGGCCGTGGCCCTCGTCCGTCCCGAGGACTTCTTCACGCGGCACACCGGTCACCCCACCTGGGGGTTCAACATCAACTGGTACCCCGGGGCGGACACCGTCGGCGCCGCGCAGCCGGGCCAGTTCCGGATCGGGCCGCACACCGACTTCGGCACGGTCACGGTCCTGGACCGGCAGCACGGCAAGGGCGGACTTCAGGTGTTCACGGACGAACACGGCTGGCAGGACGCGCCGTACGACCCCGCCGCGCTGACCGTCAACATCGGTGACCTGATGGCCCGTTGGTCCGACGGCCGCTGGAAGCCGGGCCGCCACCGGGTGCTTCCACCGCCCGCCGATATCCCGGCGGAGGAACTGATGTCGCTGGTGTACTTCTACGAATGCGACCCCGGCACGGACGTCCGGGGCATCGACTCCCACACCTACCTGCGGGCCCAGCTGGACGCGATCTCGGCGGACTGA
- a CDS encoding MerR family transcriptional regulator, translated as MRIGELARRSGVSERSLRYYEMQELLRSERTPGGQRQYGEWAVDRVIRIQALYAAGLNSKKIAQLLPCMRDTDGAPSEIATPRLVDELAAERDRINRMITDLIRSRDVLDEVIATASVATDAAAVSGADAMGAARG; from the coding sequence ATGCGGATCGGTGAACTGGCCCGGCGCAGCGGGGTGAGCGAGCGTTCGCTGCGCTATTACGAGATGCAGGAGCTGCTGCGGTCCGAGCGTACGCCGGGTGGCCAACGGCAGTACGGCGAGTGGGCGGTCGACCGGGTCATCCGCATCCAGGCGCTCTACGCCGCGGGGTTGAACAGCAAGAAGATCGCGCAGTTGCTCCCCTGTATGCGGGACACGGACGGCGCCCCGAGCGAGATCGCCACGCCACGGCTGGTCGACGAACTCGCCGCGGAACGGGACCGTATCAACCGAATGATCACCGACCTGATCCGCTCCCGCGACGTCCTGGACGAAGTCATCGCCACGGCCTCGGTCGCAACGGATGCCGCCGCCGTCTCCGGCGCCGACGCGATGGGGGCCGCCCGAGGGTAG
- a CDS encoding alkene reductase, translating to MTNTAVDSRLFEPARLGSLHLPNRLVMAPMTRNRAGADGVPQPIMATYYAQRASAGLIIAEASTPNAVGQTYPNITAIHNEAHVAGWRGVTDAVRAAGGRMFLQLQHGGRVGHPDTSGLTPVAPSPIPLPETIFTPGGHQPSVVPREMTVEEIHATVADFAAAARNAIDAGFAGVEVHGANGYLLHQFMARGTNHRTDAYGGSVAGRIRFTVEVVKAVADAIGPERVGLRIAPGVTVNGIDEGDTEDIYPALIAALADAGLAYLHVVFADPDQPLFQEIRQTWPGTLIANPVLGWGKPLPADGGKHEGERLLAAGADLISFGRPFLANPDLVERLRVGAPLNPVRDRGLMYTGGEAGYTDYPVLAAVEHPAGTPELVGA from the coding sequence ATGACGAACACAGCAGTTGACTCCCGCCTCTTCGAACCCGCCCGCCTCGGCTCCCTGCACCTGCCCAACCGCCTGGTGATGGCGCCGATGACGCGCAACCGCGCCGGAGCCGACGGTGTCCCGCAGCCGATCATGGCCACCTACTATGCCCAGCGTGCCTCCGCGGGGCTGATCATCGCCGAGGCCTCCACGCCGAACGCCGTGGGACAGACCTACCCCAACATCACCGCGATCCACAACGAGGCGCATGTCGCCGGGTGGCGAGGTGTCACCGATGCCGTACGCGCCGCGGGCGGCCGGATGTTCCTGCAATTGCAGCACGGTGGCCGGGTCGGCCACCCCGACACCAGCGGACTGACACCGGTCGCGCCCTCGCCGATCCCGCTCCCGGAGACGATCTTCACCCCCGGCGGGCACCAGCCCTCCGTCGTGCCGCGTGAGATGACCGTCGAGGAGATCCACGCCACCGTGGCCGACTTCGCGGCCGCCGCCCGCAACGCCATCGACGCGGGCTTCGCCGGAGTGGAGGTGCACGGTGCCAACGGCTACCTCCTGCACCAGTTCATGGCGCGGGGAACCAACCACCGCACCGACGCCTACGGCGGCTCGGTGGCCGGACGTATCCGGTTCACGGTCGAGGTGGTCAAGGCCGTCGCCGACGCGATCGGCCCGGAGCGGGTAGGTCTGCGGATCGCGCCCGGAGTCACCGTCAACGGCATCGACGAGGGCGACACCGAGGACATCTACCCGGCGCTCATCGCCGCCCTGGCCGATGCCGGCCTTGCCTACCTGCACGTCGTCTTCGCGGATCCGGACCAGCCCCTCTTCCAGGAGATCCGGCAGACCTGGCCGGGCACGCTGATCGCCAACCCGGTCCTCGGGTGGGGGAAGCCGTTGCCGGCCGACGGCGGAAAGCACGAGGGCGAGCGGCTGCTCGCCGCGGGAGCCGACCTGATCTCCTTCGGCCGCCCGTTCCTCGCCAACCCCGACCTGGTCGAACGCCTGCGCGTCGGCGCACCGCTCAACCCGGTCCGGGACCGGGGCCTGATGTACACGGGCGGTGAGGCCGGGTACACCGACTATCCGGTGCTGGCCGCCGTCGAACACCCGGCCGGGACGCCCGAACTCGTCGGAGCATGA
- a CDS encoding PASTA domain-containing protein, translated as MRIRNKIFGGLLAAALATALNVAGAGAGHAAQFPSAPIRPVAAATPLLFDVNGTFTDGGSARPVISDVNDILTVDMSSQHRPTASGVVINSDTILVTFPDDATYSAKLQAPNIIRWSNGSTWQKLNLARVPDVREETQTVAKSILNSAGFVVGRVTSFVDQTCNHDHTVADQTPGAGTLAVPGSVVDLTIGLLPPRGTCR; from the coding sequence ATGCGAATCCGCAACAAGATCTTCGGAGGGTTGCTCGCGGCGGCCCTGGCCACGGCCCTGAACGTGGCGGGAGCAGGAGCCGGCCACGCCGCCCAGTTCCCCTCCGCGCCCATCAGACCCGTCGCGGCGGCCACACCGCTGCTGTTTGACGTCAACGGCACGTTCACCGACGGGGGATCCGCGCGGCCGGTGATCTCGGACGTCAACGACATCCTGACGGTGGACATGTCCTCCCAGCACCGTCCGACCGCCAGCGGTGTCGTGATCAACAGTGACACCATCCTGGTCACCTTCCCCGACGATGCCACCTACAGCGCGAAGCTGCAGGCGCCGAACATCATCAGGTGGTCCAACGGCTCGACCTGGCAGAAGCTCAACCTGGCGCGGGTGCCGGACGTGCGCGAGGAGACCCAGACCGTGGCCAAGTCGATCCTGAACTCCGCGGGCTTCGTCGTCGGCAGGGTGACCAGCTTCGTCGACCAGACGTGCAATCACGACCACACCGTCGCCGATCAGACTCCGGGCGCCGGCACCTTGGCCGTCCCGGGGAGCGTGGTGGACCTCACGATCGGACTGCTGCCACCGAGAGGGACGTGCCGGTGA
- a CDS encoding response regulator transcription factor, which yields MGRSSSVSDRDLRTLAGIVSEKRTDEPSRGLPPSLLCDLMGQIRCDELTFAGFDSHREAWWLTQVGPDGDETPDEAADSTHWEHYWDCRPCSYPDRSGDLRSVVTIADFYSARQWHSTGMYTDYYRPLGVEHELMLCMPAGAPGTDGRGRTLRMFLFRGPGPDFSERDRALLTLLRPHLYEAYLDAERRRHPTPRLTPRQWQLLHLLAAGHTNVQIARRLGVSEGTVRKHLENVYRRLQVSNRMAAVTRAFPEGVAGPRPHSEVPHERG from the coding sequence ATGGGACGCTCGTCATCGGTCAGCGACCGGGATCTGCGCACACTGGCGGGGATCGTCTCCGAGAAACGCACCGACGAGCCGTCGCGGGGACTGCCGCCGTCTCTGCTCTGTGACCTGATGGGCCAGATCCGCTGCGACGAACTGACCTTCGCGGGCTTCGACAGTCACCGGGAGGCGTGGTGGCTGACGCAGGTCGGCCCCGATGGCGACGAGACGCCCGACGAGGCCGCCGACTCGACGCACTGGGAACACTACTGGGACTGCCGGCCCTGCAGTTACCCCGACCGCAGCGGCGACCTGCGCAGTGTCGTGACGATCGCGGACTTCTACTCGGCCAGGCAATGGCACAGCACCGGCATGTACACCGACTACTACCGGCCGCTGGGGGTCGAGCACGAGCTCATGCTCTGCATGCCCGCCGGAGCACCCGGGACCGACGGCCGCGGCCGGACGTTGCGGATGTTCCTATTCCGCGGGCCCGGCCCGGACTTCTCCGAGCGTGACCGCGCGCTGCTCACGTTGCTGCGGCCGCACCTGTACGAGGCATACCTGGACGCCGAACGGCGCCGGCACCCCACTCCCCGGCTCACGCCCCGGCAGTGGCAACTGCTGCACCTGCTCGCCGCGGGACACACCAACGTCCAGATCGCCCGTCGGCTGGGCGTGTCCGAAGGAACCGTGCGCAAGCACCTGGAGAACGTCTACCGGCGGCTACAGGTCTCCAACCGCATGGCCGCGGTCACCCGCGCGTTCCCGGAAGGAGTGGCCGGCCCGCGCCCGCACTCCGAGGTACCGCACGAGCGGGGTTGA
- the eno gene encoding phosphopyruvate hydratase, translating into MSAKTGGTINAAIETVTARRIIDSRGNPTVEVDVVLADGSLGRAAVPSGASTGAREAVELRDGDAARWHGKGVDRAVAHVNGEIAAAVRGRDGSDQAGLDAALVALDGTATKSRLGANAILGVSLATAKAAAAAHRQPLYRYLGGADAHLLPLPMMNIVNGGAHADNPLDFQEFMIAPVGADTFAEAVRMGSEVFHTLRRDLLAAGHSTGVGDEGGFAPALRTAEEALDFVMAAIERTGYRPGTDIGLIMDPASSEFFRDGVYDYAGEGVRRTPSENADYLAKLIDTYPIVSIEDPMAENDLDGWRELTARVGDRCQLTGDDVFCTNETLLREGIRTGVGNSILVKVNQIGTLTEALGAVATAHQAGWTAVMSHRSGETEDTTIADLAVATGCGQIKTGSLSRSDRTAKYNQLIRIEEELGDSARFAGRSALRRA; encoded by the coding sequence ATGTCCGCGAAGACAGGCGGAACCATCAACGCCGCCATCGAGACCGTCACCGCCCGCCGGATCATCGACAGCCGAGGCAATCCCACGGTCGAGGTCGACGTCGTCCTGGCGGACGGATCCCTGGGGCGCGCGGCTGTCCCCTCCGGTGCCTCCACCGGTGCACGGGAGGCCGTGGAACTGCGCGACGGTGACGCCGCGCGCTGGCACGGCAAGGGCGTCGACCGCGCGGTGGCCCACGTCAACGGGGAGATCGCGGCAGCCGTACGCGGCCGGGACGGGTCGGACCAGGCGGGGCTCGACGCCGCGCTGGTCGCCCTCGACGGCACCGCCACGAAGTCCCGGCTCGGCGCCAACGCGATCCTCGGCGTCTCCCTCGCCACCGCCAAGGCCGCCGCGGCGGCCCACCGTCAGCCCCTCTACCGCTACCTCGGCGGCGCCGACGCCCACCTCCTGCCGCTGCCGATGATGAACATCGTCAACGGCGGCGCCCACGCCGACAATCCGCTGGACTTCCAGGAGTTCATGATCGCGCCCGTGGGCGCGGACACCTTCGCCGAGGCCGTCCGCATGGGCAGCGAGGTCTTCCACACCCTGCGCCGCGACCTGCTGGCCGCCGGGCACTCCACGGGCGTCGGTGACGAGGGCGGCTTCGCACCCGCGCTGCGCACCGCCGAGGAGGCGCTCGACTTCGTGATGGCAGCCATCGAGCGCACCGGCTACCGCCCCGGCACGGACATCGGCCTGATCATGGACCCGGCGTCGTCGGAGTTCTTCCGCGACGGCGTGTACGACTACGCGGGGGAGGGGGTGCGCCGCACCCCCTCCGAGAACGCCGACTACCTGGCCAAGCTCATCGACACCTACCCCATCGTCTCCATCGAGGACCCGATGGCGGAGAACGACCTCGACGGCTGGCGCGAGCTGACCGCGCGCGTCGGCGACCGCTGTCAGCTCACCGGCGACGACGTGTTCTGCACCAACGAGACACTGCTGCGCGAGGGCATCCGCACCGGCGTCGGCAACTCGATCCTGGTCAAGGTCAACCAGATCGGGACCCTGACGGAGGCGCTGGGCGCGGTGGCCACGGCCCACCAGGCGGGCTGGACGGCCGTCATGTCGCACCGCTCGGGCGAGACGGAGGACACCACCATCGCGGACCTGGCGGTGGCGACCGGCTGCGGCCAGATCAAGACCGGCTCGCTCTCCCGCTCCGACCGCACGGCGAAGTACAACCAACTGATCCGGATCGAGGAGGAGCTGGGCGACTCGGCGCGCTTCGCGGGCCGCTCCGCGCTGCGCCGGGCGTGA
- a CDS encoding MarR family winged helix-turn-helix transcriptional regulator: MPTSEAAAIAVELRTAMGKLTRRVKDEDRIPLGQAAVLGALDRNGAMTTSDLAADQRVRPQSMARSVGLLMEQNLITRRAHPTDGRKSLVELSDAGRAALEAERGRRAGWLAQAIEAELTDEERALLARSAALLERLATR, translated from the coding sequence ATGCCCACCTCGGAAGCCGCCGCCATCGCCGTCGAACTGCGCACCGCGATGGGCAAACTCACCCGACGCGTCAAGGACGAGGACCGCATCCCGCTGGGCCAGGCCGCGGTGCTCGGCGCACTCGACCGCAACGGCGCCATGACCACCAGCGACCTCGCCGCCGACCAGCGCGTACGCCCCCAGTCCATGGCACGCTCGGTGGGGCTCCTCATGGAACAGAACCTGATCACGCGCCGCGCGCACCCCACCGACGGCCGCAAGTCGCTGGTCGAGCTGTCGGACGCGGGCCGGGCCGCGCTCGAAGCGGAGCGCGGCCGCAGGGCCGGTTGGCTCGCGCAGGCCATCGAGGCCGAACTCACGGATGAGGAGCGGGCGTTGCTGGCCCGGAGCGCCGCCCTGCTGGAGCGGCTCGCCACCCGCTGA
- a CDS encoding alpha/beta hydrolase — MALGAGGVLAAATTAAAADDGFGLHIVDRNESDPRMWYYRFQTDAIGWNPGVNVLLPDDYHWSGRTYPVLYLFHGGGTDQDFITFDREGIRQWTAGKPIIVVMPDGGHAGWYSNPVSSNAGPRNWEHFHIGQLLPWVEANFRTFAEYDGRAVAGFSMGGFGALKYAAKYYGHFASVSAHSGPASLRRDSGLVVHWANASAAVLDLNGGTIYGAPLWDEARVSADNPVQRIESYRNKRVFLVAGTSPDPVNWFDTVNETQVLAGQREFRGLLDRAGIPHESYEVPGGHFIRHDLMQRDIDGIIDRLRKA, encoded by the coding sequence ATGGCCCTCGGCGCCGGAGGCGTGCTCGCGGCAGCGACGACGGCAGCGGCGGCCGACGACGGCTTCGGCCTGCACATCGTGGACCGCAACGAGAGCGACCCGAGGATGTGGTACTACCGGTTCCAGACCGACGCGATCGGCTGGAACCCCGGGGTCAACGTGCTGCTGCCCGACGACTACCACTGGAGCGGCCGCACCTACCCCGTCCTCTACCTCTTCCACGGCGGCGGCACGGACCAGGACTTCATCACCTTCGACCGCGAGGGCATCCGCCAGTGGACCGCCGGAAAGCCGATCATCGTGGTCATGCCCGACGGCGGCCACGCCGGCTGGTACTCCAACCCCGTCAGCTCCAACGCCGGGCCCCGCAACTGGGAGCACTTCCACATCGGCCAGCTGCTTCCCTGGGTGGAGGCCAACTTCCGCACCTTCGCCGAGTACGACGGACGGGCCGTGGCCGGGTTCTCCATGGGCGGGTTCGGCGCGCTCAAGTACGCCGCCAAGTACTACGGCCACTTCGCGTCCGTCAGCGCCCACTCCGGCCCGGCCAGCCTGCGCCGTGACAGCGGCCTCGTCGTGCACTGGGCCAACGCCTCCGCCGCGGTCCTCGACCTGAACGGCGGCACCATCTACGGCGCGCCGCTGTGGGACGAGGCCCGGGTGAGCGCCGACAATCCCGTCCAGCGGATCGAGAGCTACCGCAACAAGCGGGTCTTCCTCGTCGCCGGTACCAGTCCCGACCCGGTCAACTGGTTCGACACCGTCAACGAGACCCAGGTGCTCGCCGGGCAGCGGGAGTTCCGCGGTCTGCTCGACCGGGCCGGGATCCCGCACGAGTCGTACGAGGTACCCGGCGGCCACTTCATCCGCCACGACCTGATGCAACGCGACATCGACGGCATCATCGACCGCCTGCGCAAGGCGTGA